The Maridesulfovibrio sp. genomic sequence AAATCGAAACAGCCCATCCTGGCTATCTGGGTAGTCAGGACACCTTCTATGTCGGCACAATCAAAGGCGTTGGGCGGATCTATCAGCAGACTTTTGTGGACACCTATTCCAAGTGGGCAGCCGCAAAGCTCTACACAACCAAAACGCCGATCACTGCAGCCGATATGCTCAACGACAAGGTCCTTCCTTTCTTCGCGGAGAAGGAGATGGGCATTTTGCGCATGTTGACCGATAGGGGAACCGAGTACTGCGGATGCGTTGAGAAACACGATTACGAGCTGTTTCTTGGCGTTTGCGGCATTGAGCACACAAAGGCTAAGGCACGTCATCCGCAAACAAATGGGATTTGCGAACGTTTCCACAAAACAATTCTGGATGAATTTTACAGGGTCACGTTCAGGCGCAAGATCTACACTTCACTGGAAGAATTGCAGGCTGATCTCGATATCTGGATTGATGAATACAACACACAACGATCTCATCAGGGAAAAATGTGTTGCGGTCGAACACCACTGGCAACTATGCTGGATGGAAAAGAACTCTGGAACGACAAGGTTCTGAGTTTAAACTAAACTGACAATTTCGGTCCCATCAAAAAGGCGGACTGTCAGATCAAGTATGAACCACTACAACTTATCCATCGTTAAGACGGAGTCGTTGATATGAAATCGCATTTTAATTTTGAAGATCTGAGCCAGACTTTTGTAGGGGCGTTTGCATTGGCGGTACCGATTTCTTTTTCCGAGGAAGCTTGGAGCATAGCCCCATCTTTACCGTTGCTGAATTTGCTTTTGATTTTTACTTTGTCGGTTTTATTTTTAGCTTTTTTTACTTATGAAAGCGTCTTTCGAGGGAACGTGAAACATAGGATCGGAGCTTTCTTTTTTCGTCTTTTTGTTGCCTATACTATTGCAAGCTTAGTGGTTGCTCTCCTTCTTTTTGCCTTGGATAAGTTTCCGTTAATTTCAGCTCCTGAAGTCGCAATCAAACGTCTGATCGTCATAACTATGCCAGCTTCTATGGGTGCTATTGTCGTAGACAGTTTTGATAAGGAATAAATTAGCCTGCCCTGATAGTGTGTGCTCCTCTTTGCTTAGGCCTTTGGCAGATGGACATATATAGTTGTTATTTCGGGGCTAGAACAGTTTAATTCAATATTTCCATTTTGGGCTTTGACCATCATCATGGCTAAGTATGTTCCCAATCCAGTTCCGAATTCTTTGCCTGATGTAACCATTTTGTTGAAAAAAGTTTTTCTTATGCTTTCTGGAACTGATCCGTAGTTACTAATAGCGATCGAACAATACTTGTTTTTACTGAGAATAACTGAAATAGGCTTTCCTTGAGGAGAAGCTTCCAATGCATTTGTAAGTAGGTTCATGAAGATGCTGTAGAGAAGAAATTTATCTCCAGTTACGGGGAAACTATCACTTTCAGCGCCATCAGCGTCCATACAGGTGATTGAAATTTCATGTTCGTAATTTGAATGGGAACCAGTGATACGTTCGACAACAGTTGTGATTATTTTGAATAGGTTTACAGTCGTAAATTCTTTTTCATAGGTTCCTTCTTCTATCCGATAAAGTGTTAAGCTTGAGTCAAGTATCTCAAGCATTTTTTCCCCACTGTCCCGTATCAGTCGTACAATGATCTTTTGTTTGTCAGTTAAGTTGGGATCAGAAAGAACTGATTCTGGTAATGATGCTGAAGCTATCAAAGCACTTCTGAGATCGTGCTGGATCATTTTCTCTATTAATTCTCTCGCTTCGATTTCTTCATGTAAACGGTCTATTTCGGTTTTGAGTACAGAGATAGATTGATTTGCATCATCCAGATCAGCAATACTTATTGTTAATTCGGCATCTGTGATACGTTGTTTTTTCTTATAACCATCAATCCGATCTATGGCATTTTGAGATTTTGTATCAAATTCTTCAAGACTTAGTTTGAATTTGAGACGTTCAGACTGCATATCTGTGATCACATCATCCTGCTCCAAAATCTTATTTTGGATTTTGGATTTTTCCACATCACTTTTTGAAGTTGCTGTCTTGTTCCATATACCTTTCATTATAGTCGCAATTGATCCGATAAGAATACCAAGGAGTAAGGTTCCCAGAAGTACTAATGCACGTGATATTGGAATAGTCCAGAATAAGAACGCGATCTGAATCTGCTCAGTATTTTGGATGATAAACAATACGAAAAAAAGAATTATCAATATGATGACAGCTAAGTATGACTTTTGTCTGATTTTTGTTAGAAGTTTCATCATCAAAACCTCAGGAAATATCCATTTTTTCTAGATGAGGGGGGTGGGCCTTTTTGGGAGAGTATTTGCCACACCAATCTATTTTTTCTACTCTTGGCCAAATTCCCATGGTGTTATCTGATGTTGGTGAAACTGTTGGAGGCGAGAACCTGCATATTCCGTCTTCCTTATAGTCCCTTTGGCTTGGAAGGTAGTAACGACAATTTTCACATGCTTTATCCATTGAATGATCTCCTTAAAAGTATCGCTGTCGGTAAAGTTGTGTGCTTTTTATGATTCTACCTTTAATCTTATTACTTCTGTAATCTTAGGTCAACCGGCATGCAAAAAATGCTCAGCCCTAATCCCGTTCCTTGTTTTTGAAGATGAGGTTTGAGCCCGTCCTACGAAGTTTGTTTCATTATAATGCCTAATAAAATAGTCTCTAAATTGATCTATGACTAAAATATTAGGCATTAATTTGGGTTAAGCGTGAGTCTTCTTCTGCATCACCCTATACATATCCCCAGCAACCTCACTGGCCCGCTGCATGGCGTCATCCCGTAAGTGGGCATATCTTTGAACCATTGATGGGGTCTTGTGGGTGAGCAATTTTTGCAGAGTATACATATCTACCTGCCCGGAGCTGGCAAGAGTGGAAGCGAATACATGACGTAGTCCGTGCATGGGCCGGAAGTCTTTGGGCAGACCTGCATTATCGCAGATACGGCGAAAGGGGATGCGCATTTCTTTTGTTGGACCGTTCTTTCTGCCGGGAAAAATGTATTCACTTTTTCTGGGCTGTCTTTCTAAAACAGATCTTGCTGAGTTATTTAAAGGTATACGTTGGTCTGTTCCATTTTTAGGATCTCCCAGCGTGATGAAGCCACGGTTTAAATCAATGTCATTCCATCTCAGCTTAAAGATTTCTCCTTTTCTCATGCCTGTGTATAGTGCCATAAGCATCATGTTCGCAGCGGGCTTATTGGGTGAAGTTTCAATGGCTTCCATGAGAGCTGAAAGCTGTCCGGGCGTAAGGTCTTCCGTTTTGATGTTATTTATTTTGGGCATTTCGAAGTAAAGCTTTGCCTGATTGATTGGCTGACACATCCCCCGTTTGGCTCCGAAATTTAAAATGCGTTTAAGCAGGACAAGTCCCTGCTTGACTGTTCCGGGAGCAAGGCCTTTATTCTGTAATTTTCGGCGTAGCCGGTCGATGTCGGTGGTGACTACTTCTTCAGGAATCTTTTTCCCGAAATCCTTGAGCAAGTAGCTCTGCCAGCGGTTACGGTCATCCTTGATACTTTTGTTTTCTTGTTTAGCGTCATAAAATGCTTCCCAGATCCGGGCAACGGTCATTCTGTTGCGCTCCGCCCGAACTTTCTTCCTTCGCTCGTTGTTGGAGTCAATTTTCCCCTCAATGCGCAGCACCCGCAAACGGTTCGCCTTGGCAGGTGTCATCTGATCCTGATGCTGGCGTCCGGCTTTTTCTTCAATGGACTTTCCGTCTTTATAGTAGCGGATGTAATAAATCTTTTCCTATACCCCGGTGACTTGGTTTTTACTATCGATGTAGAACACGCCCTTATATGTTGTCTTGTGTCTTTTTACTGCGGCCATCTGCTTTCCTTTTTGAGCTGATTTGTGGGGAATTATGGGGAAGAATATATGCTCACCACGTACTTAGATACGCAGGGTGGGGGGAAGTCTTATTCCCCATGCTATTCCCCATAAAGGAGGCCAGAATACAATAAATTATGGGGAAATCAAACAAGCTCAGTTAAATAAGGATGTCCTTTTAAATAAAGACCTTGTAGCTGGGTTAAGTCCGGTTAAACAGTTCTATTCAGTACTCAAAATCCGCCGGGTTCACGCCCTTGCGAGTTCGAGTCTCGCTCCCGGTACCAGATAATACAAGGACTTACAGCTTTTGAGTTGTAAGTCCTTTTTTTGTGTCTGGTGTTTTGTACAACTCCTGTACAACTTTTTTTGGGGGTGGAGGGGGATAAATCATAATTATTTTGCTTAGGGGAAATAGGGAGAGCTTATCTTGACAAGCGAGCTTGATTGGGAGTTACATATTTATGTGCTGAATAAATGTGTCGCTTAATGAGCTAACGAAGGAATTTTATATGATCCGTGCTGAATACCAACGATTTATGCAAACCCTTGTCGATAACTCTGTTTCCGATGATGTCCGCAAAATAGCTAATCTCGTATTATTTAATTTAGATACACTGATTCCCCTTTCTACAGCCCGCGGACAACGCATAATAAAGATTGTTGAGTTGGCACAACTGAATTGGGACAGGCTTAGCACTCAAATTCATACTGATCCTGTCCAAGTTGGTGCACAAACCAGTTCCGCATGTGCGTTAAAGAAAATTTCTGTAGGTCCATTTCGTGGATTTGCCCAAACTGAAGAATTTGATCTTTCGAATAAAATTGTCCTCATGTATGGGCCAAACGGAACAGGAAAATCAAGCTTTTGCGAAGCACTTGAATATGGGCTTTTAGGAAG encodes the following:
- a CDS encoding HAMP domain-containing sensor histidine kinase, with product MMKLLTKIRQKSYLAVIILIILFFVLFIIQNTEQIQIAFLFWTIPISRALVLLGTLLLGILIGSIATIMKGIWNKTATSKSDVEKSKIQNKILEQDDVITDMQSERLKFKLSLEEFDTKSQNAIDRIDGYKKKQRITDAELTISIADLDDANQSISVLKTEIDRLHEEIEARELIEKMIQHDLRSALIASASLPESVLSDPNLTDKQKIIVRLIRDSGEKMLEILDSSLTLYRIEEGTYEKEFTTVNLFKIITTVVERITGSHSNYEHEISITCMDADGAESDSFPVTGDKFLLYSIFMNLLTNALEASPQGKPISVILSKNKYCSIAISNYGSVPESIRKTFFNKMVTSGKEFGTGLGTYLAMMMVKAQNGNIELNCSSPEITTIYVHLPKA
- a CDS encoding IS481 family transposase — protein: MSSFNQNIIKHKIGLLNLAEELGNVSRACKLMGFSRDTFYRYHSAKEEGGVEALFDKSRRKPNLKNRVDQAIEDAVVVYATDFPAHGQTRTSNELRKLGVFVSPSGVRSIWLRHNLHNFKLRLTALEKISAEQGVVLTEAQVQALEKKKDDDLACGEIETAHPGYLGSQDTFYVGTIKGVGRIYQQTFVDTYSKWAAAKLYTTKTPITAADMLNDKVLPFFAEKEMGILRMLTDRGTEYCGCVEKHDYELFLGVCGIEHTKAKARHPQTNGICERFHKTILDEFYRVTFRRKIYTSLEELQADLDIWIDEYNTQRSHQGKMCCGRTPLATMLDGKELWNDKVLSLN
- a CDS encoding site-specific integrase: MTPAKANRLRVLRIEGKIDSNNERRKKVRAERNRMTVARIWEAFYDAKQENKSIKDDRNRWQSYLLKDFGKKIPEEVVTTDIDRLRRKLQNKGLAPGTVKQGLVLLKRILNFGAKRGMCQPINQAKLYFEMPKINNIKTEDLTPGQLSALMEAIETSPNKPAANMMLMALYTGMRKGEIFKLRWNDIDLNRGFITLGDPKNGTDQRIPLNNSARSVLERQPRKSEYIFPGRKNGPTKEMRIPFRRICDNAGLPKDFRPMHGLRHVFASTLASSGQVDMYTLQKLLTHKTPSMVQRYAHLRDDAMQRASEVAGDMYRVMQKKTHA
- a CDS encoding DUF2391 family protein; the encoded protein is MKSHFNFEDLSQTFVGAFALAVPISFSEEAWSIAPSLPLLNLLLIFTLSVLFLAFFTYESVFRGNVKHRIGAFFFRLFVAYTIASLVVALLLFALDKFPLISAPEVAIKRLIVITMPASMGAIVVDSFDKE